Below is a window of Falco rusticolus isolate bFalRus1 chromosome 9, bFalRus1.pri, whole genome shotgun sequence DNA.
aGCGTGGGGCCAGCGTGGTGCTGGGGAGTGGGTACATAACTCAGCCAGGTTCCCAGCCCGATCCCCCAAGCGATCATAGCACAGCACACCATGGCTGGAAGGTTAGAGTCCATAAATCCCAGCCAGCTCAGTCAATAAAAAGTGCTCATTCCGACAATTTTATGGGGAAGATGGATTCACGGCAGGTGAGGGGAGTGCTGCCCGGGCGGCTGGATGCCAGCGGAGGGTAGAGCTGAGTTATGGAGCTCACGGGACAGGCTAGCACCGCCGACTGAGCCGCCTgccccaccaccatcacccATTAACCAAGTGCACCCTGTGCAGCGCAGTGCATTCATCAGGCACCCCCTGCCTCCTCGGGGGAGGTGAAGGAGCCGTCCCTGGGCAGGATGAAGCCCTACAGCACCGCTTGAGGGAGCAAAGCACTCGGGTAGTCCCAGGCGCTGGGAAGATGATTAGAGAGCAGGAGCACAGAGTGCCAGAGAGGTCCTTGACCTTCACAAATCACCAAGTGTGGTGGGGCGGCAAGGACGGGAGCCGTCTGGCAGCCAGGCTCAGCCACGCGGCAGGCACAGCTCAACAGGTCCCCCCCACGCTGCCAGCATGGGCACACAGCacgcctgcagccccccggacatgggacagggcagggagcagaagcCAGGGtacagcccccagccctggcaggcaCCCTGGGAAGGGTCTGCTGAAggatggacagatggatggCAGAGACAGGACGCCATGGAAAATGAAGCCTGTCCCTTGCGCCTCGCTGCTCTCTAAAGACACACCCTCGCTGGAGCACATTAGAGGGGTCTGTGGCTGCTCGCTCACACTGCCGCTCGCTCACCGAGAGCGCACCTCCAGAGCTGGAGAGAAGGCTGGCGTGCATGCGCCACGGCTCCCGGCACACAGGCACCGTGCCGGCTGATGGAGACTCCATCGAGCCTGCAAGGAAATGGTCGCAGTGCTTAATTACCCCCTGCATTCAAACTGATTTTTACTCTGAATTTGTCTGGTTTCAGCTTCCAGCCAATGGATCTTGCTATGGTGTTTTTTCCTGCTAGATTAAAGAGCTGTCCACTATCAGAAATCTCTCCTCCACACAGAACGTCATAAATCTTGCTCTCTGCTGGCTATCTGCGTCGCATAAGGATTCAGCTACAAGGAAGAATGCTACtaattttcttgtcctttttgtTCATTAACAACAGCTCCATCTCCCCAAGAGCCTGCAccctccctgagcagctgcGTCCACCTGCCGAGAGCTCACAGGGCTCAAGGAAGCACCACGCTTGGCATGGGAATCTGCAGGGGGTGAAGATGGCAACTTTTAATTGATAAATCCCTTATTCAGGTTGTTATTCACCCATCTCGGGAAGCTCCCTGGAAGGTTTATACTTTGCTCAGAGCTTGTGCACAGGAGAGCTAACACAGATACTCCAGAGCTCCTTGGAGTTAAGCACCCACGCTGCACAGCACAACCTTGCCTGCAGCATTGTATGGCTGCACCATAACACAGGTCCTCCTTGACCTGCctccctggcagggccaggcagccaCTTTGCTGTGCCCGAGGATGAAGCCATGCCCACAGCACCAGCCCATGGAAAGCCAGTGCCAGCCCAACATGCAccagctggcagtgctgtcccTCTTGCACCGATGCTCACCACAACCTCCCAGCTGGAGGGCAGGGGACTGCAGCTGCGGGGAGGACAGCCAGGTAGGGATGGGGGTACCCAATACCCTTCCATGTCCCCCTCCAAGCAGCCCCGGATGTGAGCTCTGTgtcccacaccttgccccaggCCCACACCGGGCTTGGAGAAGGCTTGTCAGCCTAGGCATGGCCCTGCGGACAAGGTGGGTACCAGTGCTCCTTGGTAAGGATGCTCTTGCATTAATCTCATCCCTTCACAGATGCTGTTATCAGCCACCACCCGCCACTCCACACCCTGCTTCCAGCCCAGGGTGGACAGACGCTGGCTGTAACAATATTAGCGCTGTTTGTTACTTTGGGCACATTAATGTCATTTGGAAAATTACCAGTTTGATGCTActgatttaaaatgcaataaGGGGTATTCAGCCTCGCTGCAGAAACTGAACTTCCATtgcaaacagcaagaaaacagagtaGGTCCTGGTGCTAAGCAGCTAATTGTAGTAAATTCAGCAACACGCATGCAGGAGGGGATGGTAACGAGCCAAAGCTGATTAAGAAACCATAGTTTTGAGGAAACATCCTGTTGCTATTTCAGTGGGAACCCATACGTCTCAGCCCATTTCTTTATCACCAGCCCTGGTTTCATGAGGGTGCAGTTGCAGTTGCAGTTTACGGTGCTCAAGCGGGTTTTACCAGGTGTGCTTTATGTACTATAGAAGAAAGATCTCCCCCAGCCTTCGCCAGCCCCATGGGAAGGGATGGGAACCCGCCCGGGGGGAAGGTGGAGGTCCCAGGCATTttggcacagcaggcagctcatACCCTCAGGGATGgctggcagtgacagcaggcagcactggcaggCTGGCCACATGGCCACAGCACCCCCTACCATGCACTCACCCAGGAGGACATGGGGACAGCTGACCCTCGGGGACCCTGTCCTTGCATCCCAGCAGGCAGTAGCTACCATCCCTGCAAATCCCCACGGGCACTGGCTCGCAGCACATACCTCCTCCAGCAGGCGTGGGTCCAGGCAGTCCCCATCATCGTTAAACAGCACGTCCCAGCTCTCCTCGGCACCTGGGCTGGCCTGGCACAGGGTTCCAGCACTGGCGCTGGTCTGCCCTTCCTTTGGGGAGCCACTACGGAgaccttcctcttcctccttggACTCCTGGCTgcagtggtgctgctgcagcaagcctGTGTCCTCACCTGCCCCAGACGGCTCctcagcccaggctgcaggtgagAGGCCCTCTACgctgtggcacagcagctccaggggTGGTGGGGGCTCGTGGCTctccagggatggggggggcTCACAGCTCTCCAGGGGTGCTCCCTCCCACATGCCACTCGCTGGCTCCTTGCCAGCACCCAGCGGGCCGCTCTCTGCCACAGCGCTGCAGTCTGTGCAGACAGAGGTGCCGTCTGCTCCCTGTGCAGTAGGCATCAGGTTGCCCTCCCCACCGGGATGCCTGGCACCAGCAGCGCTCTCCTCCttgctgagcaggagctgggacagactgcccgtgccctgccctggggtgcTCTCCCCTGGGAGCACTAGTGTATCGCCCGTGTCACCCCTTGAGCACCCGGGTTCACAGCTGGCTCCTGGTGCACCCAAGGTGCTCTCCCTGGCAAGCTCAGCCATGCCTCCCCAcctctccacctcctcctctggcACCCCAGCGGCACAgccctcaccctgccctgccagcagacACCCTCCCcactccttctcctcctcctgggcTTTCGGACCCATAGCCTCACACGCCAGCCTGGCCAcgctgccctggctgcccacccctgctggctgcaggacaCCCTCTCCTGGGCTCTGGGACAGGTCCCCAGCTGGATCTGGTGTGCTGTCCCCCAAATGCTCCAACACGCCACTCGGCCCTGCCTGACACGCTGGCATTGGGCTAGCGGGGTTGCCCTCGGGCTCAGGAGTAGCCTccacagccccaggctgggTGCTCATTGGGGATGGAGGGTCAGGGTCAGTCCTCATCATGCGGTGGCCGTGGCTGAGCTCTCTGAGACCTTCACCATGGGATGCTTTGTCCTGCCCATCCCAGGGCTGGGCAACGACCAGATCTGGGCACAGCTCCCACGTGCTGGGTGATGCTCCCGGGGCCTCCGGtgtgacagagcagctgcttcccGGCCTCCAGCAGTGCCCTGCAGAGGCTGCCCGTGGCTCCTTCAGGCCAGCATGCACCTTGCTCTCCCTCCTTGCTGCTCTGCCCGCCTGTGTCCTGGCATGGGGGCTTCGTCTCTGCCCCTCGCCGCTACCCTGGCAAGTGTCCCGTGCCAGGCAGTGGTTCTCGGGCTCCCGGTGGTGCCCGGTTGGCACATCACCCACCACTTGCACCGCTCTCTCCCGCCGTGCTTTGGGCACGTAGAGGGCCATGTCAGGCTTCCGACGGCGCGGCCGGCTGCcctccacctcctgctgcaTGGTGCCACCGCTGCCTGCCAAGGAGAGACAGTGTTACCGCCCTGCCCGCATCCCAGTGGCCCCACAGATGGGCATGCAGGGGGAAGCCCCTGCCCAGGTCGGTGGGTTGGGGTCCCAGCCTGGCAACCACACTCgctcccacagcagccagcgCAGCGATGGATAGCAGAGCCCAAACactgtccccacagcagcagatCTGCAGATGGGGTTTggtgcctgcagcaccccacagcacTACAGCCTTTGGTGAGGCGTACCGGGCttgggaaaagcagggaaacTCTGCCAGCATCACCGAGGTGCCCACCTGCCTGCTCTGGCGGCTGCTGCCTGGgacaccccagccccaggggccAGTGTCCACAGCTGAAGCAAGCCACAGAGCCCTTGTACCATTCATGCATCAAAAACTGCAGAGAAGTctgtggcagctgcagagcaccagAAAACcaagccccagcccagggacacCCCGGCAGAGGACCACGGCTGCCACCCTAGCATGCCGCAGCCCTGCTCACctgctgccccatcccagcagagatttatttttcatcatctttggCAGAAGCAGGCACGCCACGAGCTGCCGGGCCCCCCTGCCCCTATAAATATGCATCAGGCAGGGTTTATGGAGACGGATGGCGTGGGGGGCTGCACTGTGGTTGAGGCAGAGTAGGGCTGGGCCAGGGCCCCGTGATTAATCACTGCCCACTCCGTTTAGGGGGATTCATCACGGGCCGCTGTCAGGTAAATCACTGGAAAAACACCTCTTCAGTAATTAATGTGAAGTGACGGATGGACAGCCCCCGGGCCCATTAATCTGGACCATCAGTGCCGACCGAGATTATGAATGTCAGGATGCATAAACTGCCGGCGGATCAATAGGGCCAGGAACCCATCCAAGGCTCTCATTTCCGAGGCACCTCCGGTACATTAGCCTCCCCTCCACGCAGCCCCCGACCGAGGCGCGAACGCTCCCCGCGGCCCCTCACCAACAGCCGGCAGCGGTGCCGGGAAGGCGAGGGGAGGCCAACCGCTGGCTGGAAAGCGGCCGGGACTGCCCGTGCCTCCTGACGGACGGACGGACAAACAGACAACTGCCTCAGCTTGATGGATGGGTCTCTCACGGCATTCTGGAAACTGCTGGCAAGCCTGGGCAGGGCCGTGCTCCCCAGCATCACCGTGGTGCCTGTGCCTCGTGCTGTGGAGGTGGGCAGAAGCACCGTGCACTCCTGCCCACCTCCACGGCACAAGGTGCAGGCACAGgtgctgcagtgatgctggACACCATCCTGGAGCTGCCCCAAccatttttctgcctctgcagctcttgtcatatttttccccctctttgaTACACTAATTTTGCCAGCAGAACGATCCCCTTTATCTTTATCGACCATGAGAAAGGAATGTATCCTACAAACCCGCCAAGGTTTGTATTAGTAATTTTTCAGTCCCAAGGCATTATACAATTTGTCGCCGAGTGGCAGTCTGGGTGCCAGAGAGGTGGGGGCACtgggacacccccaccccacccccaacaccACCATTTCCAACCACACAGGGCTCCCAACTGCACCGAAGCACGTTCTCCTAAGGACTTTTTCCAGCCAAGCCCAGAATCTCGGTCCATGGGACATCACTGAATGCCTTGGGGGGGGAATCGCTGATCGCCCCAGTCTCTGCTTCCCAAGAATTtccagcacagggagctgccagcagcagcactgctccacGCATATCCCAAGTCACCTCCAAGAGCCTTTGCACACAGGATTTATGGGCTCCTCGAAAGCTTGCCGTTCACCTTGCCTCACCCTCCAAAGCAGATGGTGCGGCATTAGCCAGAcggctggtgctgggagcatCCTCTCCCCGCATAGCTTTGCCTCTGCCTGCcgcaggctgctggggaagagcggcttcccacagcccagggaggaCCATGGCAAGGTGGTGACTCGCCCAtgctggcagggatgctgcaatggtttggtttttccccacaaggcagcacagctcctgcccccagcctATTACACACTTCATCGATGCCATGGCCACGCATCGGCACCGACCGATTTCATGCTCTGGGAGGCAGAGCAACGGCCCTGGCTTCGGGTCTCATTCACACTACACTGGGCAGGGCAACCCTCTGCTTCCAGACTCCAGGACCAAGCCCACCCCAGGCGGCGATGGCCAGTGCATCCCCCAAAGGGCCCGTGCTGTCCCGCATGCTGCCCTGCTTCTCAGAGCCAGCTACCAAAACAGCTTGGCATTGTGGCACcaagcagggaaaggcagccccAGACTCAGCATGCCATGATACCACAGTCAAAGTGGCAGTGGGAGCACTGCCCACCTGCCTGGCACATAACACCCACCAGCCCAGCACAACACAGCCTGGCGTAGCAAGGGGGATGCTGGAGCATCAGCCAGGAGGTGGCCAGAGCTCCCCACAGGCACCAGCTCCCTTCACACCATCCACAAGAACACACTACTCATGGGGAACTTGTGCTCATGGCAAGAGTTTGTGAGGCCTCAGAGCAGCTGCCCGGGGGACgtgccagcaccagcctgccTTTCTCCTCTAGTGACCATCTGCAGCAGACGTGCagcattttttccctgatttctCTCCTTCTTCTATCCAGGGAAGGAAcccacaaacagcagcaagacagGGCTGACCACGTCACACACCCTCCTTCACACTGCACAGTGCATCGCCAGATTACCTCCACCAtctgcatccctgcctggcaGGTGAGGACACCTGCAGCACAAATCCGACAGCAAAGCCAGAGCTCCCGCTGCCTTCTTCCACTGTGGGCAGAGAAGCTGGCCATAGTACTGCTCAGGGAACCCAGGGATGGGCGCGGATGTGAGGCTGCAGGGCTCACACCGGAGCATGCCAGTTCCCGGAAAAGTTTCGATGCCACCCAGCGCCCTCCCAGCAGGCTGCCGCATTTCCTGGCAGGGAGCTGTATTTTTAGCCTTCGAGGTTTCTAATTCCACTCAATCCATACTCCCGTCGATAGAGCAGATAACCTTAAAGCCTTGATGGTGAACAGGGATGGCAACACTGGGGGACCGGGAGCCTTGGGGGACCGTGCGCAGCCTCAACATGCGGCTCGTGCACCCGCAATGTCACTCTTTACAGCCTGCCGCATATTGGGCtctttggagggaaaaaaaagaaatataataaCAAGACTAATAAAAAGACAGGTACAAGGAGATTCTAAACAGCCCTGCTGGGGAACCCGCTGCTCACAGGGCTCATCCCATGCCAGGCACGTGCCATGGCATGCTCACTGACTGCACAACATCGGTGCACAGCAGCCCAGCTAAGGACCATCAGAGGTTCTGGCTACCCTGCACCTCTCCTGCCCTCACCAgagctccagcccagcctgcccagctcacGCAGCAGGTGATGGGGCCAGGGAAAGACCTGGATGCCTGgcaaggagaggcagagcaaaagcaaaaacacaGAGCCACCAgcatgaagcaaagcaaagcacttcaAGAAGCAGAAAGCTGCATCCCGTACAAcgcctgcctgcagccctgtgggCTTTAAGacatccctgtcccctgctgccaggagaaagatgctctgcagcagccgGAGCAAACACTGGCTATACAAGGAGGCAGCGAAGGCATCAAAGGCGCTGAGAAAAGAGATTTCAATCATGCCTTTCATGTGCGATGCTCTTAGGAGATACCTGGAACAGATGCTCTTAGGAGATGCCTGGAACAAGAGAAGGGGAACCTTTTAGACAGGAGGAGGATTTGTAAGTCAATAATGTCCCCCCACAGCTGCAGGGGGGGCAGGAAGGGACAACAAACCAGCAGAAGGAGTTAACAGCTGGCAGGCTAAGGGGAATACAAAGGACTTTATAAATATACTCAGGCAGAATCAGCACAAAAGTGAAAAGATCTATTAATAAAcaagaagggagagaaaattaatgatggctcaaaaataaagatgattcAAAAGGgcaaaattactgtttttaacaagagaaatgcaaatgagGCAGAGGCCTCGAAGAaacagctgcagggaaagcaaaaccagcatctCCACATAGACAGGGTCACCTGGCTGGTGTGGCCGGTGCCAAGACGAACCGATTAACCCGCCAGCACACACGTGGTGCCAGGAGGAACCCAGGGCCCTAGTGACAGGCAGAGCACACCAGGTGCTGATTTTGTCTGTGAGAAAGGACGACAAAACCAGAGTCTGGCACAGGATAAACCCTGTGCCCCTCCCTAGCACAGAACATAACGGGTGGAGGAAGGAGCCTGCACACCCACCGCAATGGGCTCCTGGATGAAGGACACTGGCTTGCAGGGCAGGTTATTTTGGAAGAATTGCTAGGCAAAGCTTTTGGATAAGGCAAGCAAGACGCAATTTAGCTGAACTTCAAGGGTATCATTTTATACTACCTCCCAAACTTTCATTTGAATAGTGAATTACAATTAAATTTTCAGATGATACCGAGCAGAGAGGCGTTGCAAACACCAGCCAGAGcacaaaaatctttcaaaagaCCCAAGAAACATAGTcaggaaacaaagcaagatCCGGTCAGGGAAAATGAAGGTAAAATAACATGAAGCAGCTACtaggagggcaggagcagcctggaAAGCAAGGCCCTGTGGTGTGCTCAGACCAGGAAGGAGGTGGCCAGCGTGACCACCCCCAAAATACACAAAGGGCAGAAGCTGGTCACCGGCATCGTGCCATGAGCCaccccagagctgtgccagccccacagcaggtGAAGGATGGCGGGGGTgcgagggcaggcaggcagccgTGAAAAACAGCGTCCAGCGCCTGGGAGCAGTGGGCACGTTTTACGAGCCGTGGGAACCTGGCCCGCCGAGTGCCCGGGGACGCCATATAACTCCCCTGCCCTCGAGGGCTGTCACTGCCGGCAGCGCCTGATGACTCAATAAGTTGGGGAAGAGTTATGCGGCCTGCAACGTGCCATGTCACCCAGGCACTCCGGGGGCTGCGTGCCAGCGGAGAGGGGGAAAGGGCTGGGACACGGGGTGGGGGTCAGGGCAGGGACACCGCGGTGGGGGAGAGCGGGACACGGGGCGCAGCGCGCAACCCGGGCAGGGTGCGaacctggggctgctgtgcccccgTCCCGAGCGCCGCGCCGGGCCGTGCTGCCTGCCAGGCCCCCGCCGTTACCAGTGGCCGCGCCGAGTcccccgccgctccgcgccgccgccgccgcttccGCCCCACCGGGCCCGCCCCATCCCGTCCCGCCGCGGGGAGCGCCGGGACCTGTAGtgcggcaccggcaccggcaccgccccgcgccccgggcGGCCGCGCCACCCCCGCGCCGGCACCCCGCGGGCACATaggccgccggccccgcccggTCCTCCGCGTCCCCGGGGCTGGGACCGCCACGGGCAGCCGCGCTGCCCTCCCTCCGCCCCgcaccagccagcagccaggggagGGGGCCGAGGGCAGGGTGGCCGGGGGGCAGGATGGGCACGGGGCTGCGGGGGAGGGAGGGCGACCCCCCCCTTCGGCCCCCGGGCGACCCCACGGGAGGCTGCCGTGGGTTTCCCGTTACCGTTTAATGTCACACAGCAGGCGGGAGCCGCGGTGCTGGCCGCGGCCGCGCTGGCTGTGCGGGCAGAGCCCCGCTCCCGCCTGCCGGGGGGCACCGGGGGAGCTGCCGGGGGCTCGGGCACGCCGGGCCCCCTCCCGCGTCCCGCCGCCGGCTGGCCGGCCACTGTGGCGGCGGGGAAGGCGCCTGCCCCGGGGGGCTCGCTGCTCTTCCTTCCCGGCGTTGGGCGAgcaccgcccgcccgcgcccggCCGGTAACGGGCACCGAGGGGAGCAgcccgggcccggcgcggccgccATCTCCTAACGAAGCGCCggtgctgcagaggctgccGAGCCGGGCCGGCCCTGCCGGGGACCGGTGGGGCGCCTGGGGCAGCCGGGCCGGGGTCTCCCGCGGGCGGGGTGGGAGCCAGCAGGGCCGGGCCCGGGGATGCAGGAGCGCGAGGGTCGCTGTCACCGCAGGCTGCGGGGCAGAACACGGGGCTATGGGGGCGtggggcaggctgctgcagccgccTTGGTTTGTCAGGCTGATGGACTGGGGTCTCCGCCGCCTCCCACCCCAACCCCAACGTGCTTTCTAATAAGCCGAGGCTCTCCAGTGCAATTCCTAAGGAGCTGCTTCCCAGGCAGGCTCCTGGTGCAGGTGAGGGAGGCCTGGTGCCCCACACGCAGGCGGGGATGGGAGGCTGGTgcccaggcagctggcagccatCACAGCTTCCACAGCTCCCTAGAGGTCGTGCAGCTGCTGAGGGACCAGGGACTGGTTACCTGCCATCCCGACAAGGCGTCACTGAGGCATTGCATGGGACATCAGTGCATGGGGCTGTGCCAAGAATCTTATCCCTCCTCAGGTACAGCTACAGGGCTGCGACTGCTGATGCCTGAGACTTTCCTGACTGCCCGGTGTGGGTCCCAGTACAGCCACAGGGGCTCAGACTTGGATAGGCAGGGtcatcctgccccagccacatgctgctgtgcaggacAAGGAAGGCCACCACCAGGCAGGGCCACCCGGCACACCCCGGGGAGTTGTCCCTGCCCAAGCCGGCCATGGCACATAGGGGACCACGGTCCCTCTCACAGGTAATCGATGGCAGCAGATCCTGATCgctttcattattattattttcttatgcatGTGCGCACAGGAGATTTATCGCCAGCTACGGAGGCAAAATCAATTATTCATGTTATAAATTAGAAAATGATTTATGTTTGTGGGAGGCCAAGCAGCGTGGAGCCCCTGGCCGTGTGGGAGCTGGGTTTGTCTGGGAATGGCACCAGACACCCCCTGCCAGCACTTCCCTGGCCTCTCTGTCCCGGCCGTACCCTGGGTGTCCCAGCCAGGGGTGCCCCCATCTCATCACAGCCCAAGGGTGACCCAAAGAGggtggctggcagggagcacCTGGCCTCTCCCACTCTGTCAACCCAGGTGCCTGCAGACAGAGCCCGAGGACggctggggacagcagtggCCTGGTTGCCCTGGCCGGTGTGGCAGGATGATGTTCCACAGCAGTttccatggcagcagcagcagtccgAGTGCTTCGAGTTGTGGGCTGCAGAAGGACCCCCGCACTTTCCCCTGCTGGAGACATTCTCACGTGTCCCcttcagccccagcagctgtgcttgTGCCCCTGCCTCCCACAAGGAACACTGTGATACCCTCCAGAGTGCCACCCACTGGGACAGAGACCCATTGCACTGCTGACACCCCCGTGCTCCCCACAAAAGAGGGGATGGGTGAGGGTAAGGGGGCGATGTAAATGCACCTCGCTTGCACCAGCCCCTGAGGCCATCTACCCCAGAGTGGGGCTGCAGGATTTGCTGGGCCATAGCCCACCTTCTCCTCAGCTAGTGGGGTCTCAGGGGTCCTGAGAATCTTCCCAGGCATGGAGATCCCATTCTCCAAGAGGTGACTGATGttctgcacagagcagggtGGCACTGGGCTCCCACCGCTCCCAGTGCTGGGACAGGGGGTTGGCCGTTGCTGCTGggtctgcccccagcccagccatgcCTCAGGCACTCAGGCCAGCActggtgggagctgcagcatcccatggCTAAGCACCAGGGGGCCCAGCACACTAGTCCTGGCTGCCTTGGCGTCCTAAAACCCACTGTCCGTGTCACGAAGCCAGTGGGAGTGAGTGCTTGGAGCCGGCTGTCCGCTCTCTGCTGATAGCCAGGGCTGCTCTTGCTTCTGAAGAGTCTTGATCTAAAACTGCCGTGTCTATGCCTCCCAGGGGACAGCAGAGCGGGCCGGGagtgctgcctgctctccttGTCTGTTCATCTGCAGCTGCGTCAGCCAGGGCTGCGGGGAGGCACAGGCTGAAAGGAGCAGCACGGGAGAGAAAGGAGCTGTCAGTGGACCCAGATCTGGGTCTGATCACAAGCAAGCCATGCAACCAGCTTCCGCTCACGCAGTATCTTGCACTAGGCTGAGCCCTGGCCcttgggatgggaaggagagcCAGTACGGGCaacctctgctctgctctggctccCCAAGCAGcctttcctcccccagccctgcctctgaGCCCTGGAGCCTCCTTCCAGCCACCAGAGAGCCTGTCAT
It encodes the following:
- the R3HCC1L gene encoding coiled-coil domain-containing protein R3HCC1L, whose amino-acid sequence is MQQEVEGSRPRRRKPDMALYVPKARRERAVQVVGDVPTGHHREPENHCLARDTCQGSGEGQRRSPHARTQAGRAARRESKVHAGLKEPRAASAGHCWRPGSSCSVTPEAPGASPSTWELCPDLVVAQPWDGQDKASHGEGLRELSHGHRMMRTDPDPPSPMSTQPGAVEATPEPEGNPASPMPACQAGPSGVLEHLGDSTPDPAGDLSQSPGEGVLQPAGVGSQGSVARLACEAMGPKAQEEEKEWGGCLLAGQGEGCAAGVPEEEVERWGGMAELARESTLGAPGASCEPGCSRGDTGDTLVLPGESTPGQGTGSLSQLLLSKEESAAGARHPGGEGNLMPTAQGADGTSVCTDCSAVAESGPLGAGKEPASGMWEGAPLESCEPPPSLESHEPPPPLELLCHSVEGLSPAAWAEEPSGAGEDTGLLQQHHCSQESKEEEEGLRSGSPKEGQTSASAGTLCQASPGAEESWDVLFNDDGDCLDPRLLEELSGGEKHRESQQSPRFNYYGAEPTVPDLSDAELPHVIEIYDFPSDFRTEDLLRVFCSYQKKGFDIKWVDDTHALGIFSSPITARDALSTKHLMVKTRPLSHGTRASKAKARAYADYLQPAKERPETSAALARRLVIGALGVRSNQTPAQRDAERRKLQEAQERKRLENKQREDAWEGRD